In the genome of Francisella salimarina, one region contains:
- the prmB gene encoding 50S ribosomal protein L3 N(5)-glutamine methyltransferase translates to MYSSEKQQDIIDSLHTIRDYIRWTISEMTANNVYFGHGSESIWDEAVHLVLSAINVSHDIDSNMVGSRLLKEEKKIIINYVYQRACQRRPLPYILKKAWFAGMEFDIDERVIIPRSPIAELIRNEFSPWINDIDDVNNVLDLCTGSGCIGIACSNVFEDANITLVDISDDALAVANHNIKKHQLGDRVKAVKSDLFGSLQDQKFDLIVSNPPYVDREDLNSMPQEYHYEPKLALEAGDDGLDLAKRIILEADQYMTEKGVLIVEVGNSQYALMEMCPDIPFTWLSFADGGDGVFLLTYDELVKYKDSFKKYFQS, encoded by the coding sequence ATGTATTCAAGTGAAAAACAACAAGATATTATAGATAGTCTACATACAATTAGAGATTATATCCGTTGGACAATCTCGGAGATGACAGCAAATAATGTTTATTTTGGTCATGGTTCTGAATCTATTTGGGATGAGGCTGTACACCTTGTACTTAGTGCAATAAATGTATCTCATGATATTGATAGCAATATGGTAGGCTCAAGATTGCTCAAAGAAGAGAAAAAAATAATTATTAATTATGTTTATCAAAGAGCTTGTCAGCGCAGACCTTTACCATATATTCTAAAAAAAGCTTGGTTTGCAGGTATGGAGTTTGATATTGATGAGAGAGTTATTATTCCTCGTTCACCAATAGCTGAGCTTATACGTAATGAGTTTTCACCATGGATTAATGATATTGATGATGTTAATAATGTATTGGACTTATGTACGGGTAGTGGCTGTATAGGCATCGCTTGTAGTAATGTTTTTGAAGATGCAAATATAACTTTGGTTGATATATCTGATGATGCCTTAGCTGTAGCAAATCATAATATCAAAAAGCACCAGTTAGGTGATAGGGTAAAAGCTGTTAAGTCTGATTTATTTGGTAGTCTTCAGGACCAAAAGTTTGATTTGATTGTCTCAAATCCTCCTTATGTTGATAGAGAAGATTTAAATAGTATGCCACAAGAGTATCATTATGAACCTAAACTTGCTCTAGAGGCTGGAGATGATGGGTTAGACTTAGCAAAAAGAATAATTCTTGAAGCTGACCAGTATATGACAGAAAAGGGAGTGTTGATCGTTGAGGTAGGCAATAGTCAGTATGCTCTTATGGAGATGTGTCCTGATATTCCTTTTACGTGGTTAAGCTTTGCTGATGGTGGTGATGG